One window of Cervus elaphus chromosome 2, mCerEla1.1, whole genome shotgun sequence genomic DNA carries:
- the LOC122675576 gene encoding putative olfactory receptor 8G3 pseudogene, giving the protein MDPRNHTSVTEFILAGLTEQPQLQLPLFLLFLGIYVVTVVGNLGMITVIGLSSHLKTPMYYFLSNLSLIDLCQSTVITPKMLVNFVTEKNIISYPECMTQLYFFLLFIIAESYILAEMAYDRYVAICNPLLYNAIMSYYRCFQLTAAVYILCIIQSTFHTCLMLRLYFCKANIINHYFCDVFPLMELSCSSIYFNELLALVCSSFNALIPALTVLISYIYILYKIFHIHSTEGRSKAFSTCSSHILAVAAFYGSAAFMYLQPSSVSPMDQGKVSSVLYTCIVPMLNPLIYSLRNKDVKLALKKILDLGKI; this is encoded by the coding sequence ATGGACCCTAGAAATCACACCTCAGTGACTGAGTTCATCCTCGCTGGGCTCACAGAACAGCCACAACTACAGCTGccacttttcctcctcttcctagGAATCTATGTGGTCACGGTGGTAGGGAATCTGGGCATGATCACAGTGATTGGGCTCAGTTCTCACCTGAAAACCCCCATGTACTATTTCCTCAGCAACTTGTCCCTTATTGATCTCTGTCAATCCACTGTCATTACCCCCAAAATGCTGGTGAACTTTGtgacagagaaaaatatcatCTCCTATCCTGAATGTATGACTCAgctctatttctttcttctttttattattgcaGAGAGCTATATATTGGCAGAAATGGCATACGACCGCTATGTTGCCATCTGTAACCCCTTGCTTTATAATGCTATCATGTCTTATTATAGGTGCTTCCAGCTCACAGCAGCAGTTTATATCTTGTGCATCATTCAATCGACATTCCATACTTGCCTTATGTTGAGACTCTATTTCTGCAAGGCCAATATTATTAACCATTATTTCTGTGATGTTTTTCCACTCATGGAGCTATCCTGTTCTAGTATCTATTTCAACGAGTTATTGGCTCTAGTCTGCAGTTCTTTCAATGCCCTGATTCCTGCCTTGACTGTTCTTATCTCCTACATCTACATCCTCTACAAAATCTTCCACATCCACTCCACGGAAGGCAGGTCCAAAGCCTTCAGCACTTGCAGttcccatatcttggctgttgctGCTTTCTATGGATCTGCAGCATTCATGTACCTGCAGCCATCATCTGTGAGCCCCATGGACCAAGGGAAAGTGTCCTCTGTGCTTTATACCTGCATTGTTCCCATGCTGAATCCTTTGATCTACAGTTTGCGGAATAAGGATGTCAAGCTGGCCCTGAAGAAAATTCTGGACCTTGGGAAAATATAG